From Variovorax sp. PMC12, the proteins below share one genomic window:
- a CDS encoding barstar family protein, which produces MTMERPAEMTLSLRAVRPNIVQSIRAFRVNDLQDAANAAGQHFLYANLGNAQTKQDVLDLIAQQFTFPAHFGKNFDALYDCMTDPLHKSGPQPGFVIVLEQIPANAKFDKEAREQLLDIFRDASDYWGDRKVPFRCFYSFL; this is translated from the coding sequence ATGACTATGGAAAGACCAGCGGAGATGACCTTATCCCTTCGTGCCGTACGCCCGAACATCGTGCAATCGATCCGCGCGTTCCGCGTGAACGACCTGCAGGACGCTGCCAACGCAGCCGGCCAGCACTTCTTGTATGCGAACCTGGGCAACGCCCAGACCAAGCAGGACGTGCTCGACCTGATCGCACAGCAGTTCACGTTCCCGGCCCACTTCGGGAAGAACTTCGACGCGCTGTACGACTGCATGACCGACCCGTTGCATAAATCGGGCCCGCAGCCAGGTTTCGTCATCGTGCTGGAGCAGATCCCGGCCAACGCCAAGTTCGACAAGGAAGCGCGCGAGCAGCTGCTCGACATCTTCCGCGACGCCTCGGACTACTGGGGCGACCGCAAGGTCCCGTTCCGCTGCTTCTATTCTTTTCTGTAG
- a CDS encoding NADP-dependent malic enzyme, giving the protein MSDSTPSTSSTPTPEDKRAELRRAALEYHEFPVPGKIAIAATKQMVNQRDLSLAYSPGVAAPCEEIVKDPANAFKYTSRGNLVAVISNGTAVLGLGDIGPLASKPVMEGKGVLFKKFAGVDVFDIEIDEKDPAKLVDIIASLEPTFGAINLEDIKAPDCFYVERELRKRMKIPVFHDDQHGTAITVAAAMVNGLKVAGKNIADVKLVTSGAGAAALACLNLLLKVGLKRENVFVTDLAGVVYEGRTELMDDDKRQYMQKTDARKLSEVIAGADVFLGLSAGGVLKPEMVAKMAAKPVIFALANPNPEISPEDAHAVRDDVIMATGRTDYPNQVNNVLCFPYIFRGALDSGATTITDEMEIAAVHAIADLAQAEQSERVAAAYVGEKLSFGPEYLIPKPFDPRLMMKIAPAVAKAAEESGVATRPIKDMDAYRDKLQSFVYASGTTMKPIFETARRAAKKRVAYCEGEEERVLRAAQIVVDEGIARPTLIGRPAIIAQRIEKFGLRLKEELDYDIVNVEQDHRYRDFWQTYHRMTERKGQTVQTAKIEMRRRLTLIGAMLLHKDEVDGMICGTWGTTLIHLHYIDQVIGKRPGGCQSTPQDVPVYACMNGLLLPDRQVFLVDTHVNYDPSPEELAEITTMAAEEMMRFGLKPKAALLSHSNFGTSNEPSAIKMRKTLELLRVQAPWLEVDGEMHGDVALDSKQRAVVMPHSALAGDANLLVFPNIDAANISYNLLKTAAGGNIAIGPVLLGAAKPVHILTASATVRRIVNMTALTVADANAER; this is encoded by the coding sequence ATGTCCGATTCGACCCCTTCGACCTCATCGACTCCCACGCCCGAAGACAAACGCGCCGAGTTGCGCCGTGCCGCCCTCGAGTACCACGAGTTTCCCGTCCCCGGCAAGATCGCCATCGCGGCGACCAAGCAGATGGTCAACCAGCGCGACCTGTCGCTGGCCTACTCGCCCGGCGTGGCCGCCCCCTGCGAGGAAATCGTCAAGGACCCGGCCAACGCCTTCAAGTACACCTCCCGTGGCAACCTCGTGGCCGTCATCAGCAACGGCACCGCCGTGCTGGGCCTGGGCGACATCGGCCCGCTGGCGTCCAAGCCGGTGATGGAAGGCAAGGGCGTTCTCTTCAAGAAATTCGCGGGCGTCGACGTGTTCGACATCGAAATCGACGAGAAGGACCCGGCCAAGCTGGTGGACATCATCGCGTCGCTGGAGCCGACCTTCGGCGCCATCAACCTGGAAGACATCAAGGCACCGGACTGCTTCTACGTGGAGCGCGAGCTGCGCAAGCGCATGAAGATCCCGGTCTTCCACGACGACCAGCACGGCACGGCCATCACGGTGGCGGCGGCCATGGTCAACGGCCTGAAAGTGGCGGGCAAGAACATCGCCGACGTGAAGCTGGTGACCTCGGGCGCGGGCGCCGCGGCGCTGGCCTGCCTGAACCTGCTGCTCAAGGTCGGCCTGAAGCGCGAGAACGTGTTCGTGACCGACCTGGCCGGCGTGGTCTATGAAGGCCGTACCGAGCTGATGGACGACGACAAGCGCCAATACATGCAGAAGACCGACGCGCGCAAGCTGTCGGAGGTCATTGCCGGCGCCGACGTGTTCCTGGGCCTGTCGGCCGGCGGCGTGCTGAAGCCCGAAATGGTGGCCAAGATGGCCGCCAAGCCGGTGATCTTCGCGCTGGCGAACCCGAACCCCGAGATCTCGCCCGAAGACGCCCATGCGGTGCGCGACGACGTGATCATGGCCACCGGCCGCACCGACTACCCGAACCAGGTCAACAACGTCCTGTGCTTCCCGTACATCTTCCGCGGCGCGCTCGACTCGGGCGCGACCACGATCACCGACGAGATGGAAATCGCCGCGGTGCACGCCATTGCGGACCTGGCGCAGGCCGAGCAGAGCGAGCGCGTTGCTGCCGCCTACGTCGGTGAAAAGCTGTCGTTCGGCCCCGAATACCTGATTCCGAAGCCCTTCGACCCGCGCCTGATGATGAAGATCGCGCCGGCCGTGGCCAAGGCGGCGGAGGAAAGCGGCGTGGCCACGCGTCCCATCAAGGACATGGACGCCTACCGCGACAAGCTGCAGAGCTTCGTCTATGCCTCGGGCACCACGATGAAGCCGATCTTCGAAACGGCCCGCCGTGCCGCCAAGAAGCGCGTGGCCTACTGCGAAGGCGAGGAAGAGCGCGTGCTGCGCGCCGCGCAGATCGTGGTCGACGAAGGCATCGCCCGCCCGACGCTGATCGGCCGCCCGGCCATCATCGCCCAGCGCATCGAGAAATTCGGCCTGCGGCTGAAGGAAGAGCTGGACTACGACATCGTCAACGTCGAGCAGGACCACCGCTACCGCGACTTCTGGCAGACCTACCACCGCATGACCGAGCGCAAGGGCCAGACGGTGCAGACCGCCAAGATCGAGATGCGCCGCCGCCTCACGCTGATCGGCGCGATGCTGCTGCACAAGGACGAGGTCGACGGCATGATCTGCGGCACCTGGGGCACCACGCTGATCCACCTGCACTACATCGACCAGGTGATCGGCAAGCGCCCCGGCGGCTGCCAGAGCACCCCGCAGGACGTGCCGGTGTACGCCTGCATGAACGGCCTGCTGCTGCCCGACCGCCAGGTGTTCCTGGTCGACACGCACGTCAACTACGACCCCTCGCCCGAGGAACTGGCCGAGATCACGACGATGGCGGCCGAGGAAATGATGCGCTTCGGCCTGAAGCCGAAGGCGGCGCTGCTGTCGCACTCCAATTTCGGCACCAGCAACGAGCCCAGCGCCATCAAGATGCGCAAGACGCTCGAACTGCTGCGCGTGCAGGCCCCCTGGCTCGAGGTGGACGGCGAAATGCACGGCGACGTGGCGCTGGACAGCAAGCAGCGCGCGGTCGTCATGCCGCACAGCGCGCTGGCGGGAGACGCCAACCTGTTGGTTTTCCCAAACATCGACGCAGCGAATATTTCGTACAACCTGCTCAAGACGGCGGCGGGCGGCAACATCGCGATCGGGCCGGTTCTGCTCGGCGCGGCCAAACCTGTGCACATTCTCACGGCCAGCGCGACCGTTCGCCGCATCGTGAACATGACAGCCTTGACAGTGGCTGACGCAAACGCCGAAAGATAG
- a CDS encoding DUF4178 domain-containing protein, with the protein MAEETGNQRYYRAPCPGCGAPVEFRSAQSTHAVCPYCQSTVVRQGDTLARTGKMAELFDDFSPLQLFAAGRIQDKPFTLIGRLQYTYPGGRWTEWIATLDGDRTGVLSEDNGAYVFALPFDLQRAAPPWNELRVGATTAFAGQSYTVTSNEQVALTSAQGELPHLPELGRSFAMVELRNDKGLVLSIDYGTATPSAYLGRSVQLDDLQLTGLREESAKDEKGRSFNCPNCGSPVTVNLADSKSITCRSCNSIIDLTQGIGGELKHATQDEPVRPLIALGSMGQLQGAQWQVVGFQHRMGTEPGDDEQFGWDEYLLYNKKRGFSFLVDAEDGWSMVKPTTGAPVMAENGSTATYLNKRYQQQYAYNAETTYVAGEFYWQVERGQKTFNRDFASGPALLSMERSANELTWSSGIKLDSGVVATAFKLDAKKDMFKRADALPVSAAASKMGCGTIIIIIVVIIILLIILSTCSSSGGSSSGYRSSGGSYGGYSSGGGHK; encoded by the coding sequence ATGGCTGAGGAAACCGGCAACCAACGCTACTACCGCGCGCCCTGCCCCGGCTGCGGCGCGCCGGTCGAATTCCGCTCGGCGCAATCGACGCATGCGGTCTGCCCGTACTGCCAGAGCACGGTCGTGCGCCAGGGCGACACGCTCGCGCGCACCGGCAAGATGGCCGAGCTGTTCGACGACTTCAGCCCGCTGCAGCTGTTTGCCGCCGGTCGCATCCAGGACAAGCCGTTCACGCTGATCGGCCGGCTGCAATACACCTACCCGGGCGGGCGCTGGACCGAATGGATCGCCACGCTCGACGGCGACCGCACCGGCGTGCTCAGCGAGGACAACGGCGCCTACGTCTTCGCGCTGCCCTTCGACCTGCAGCGCGCCGCGCCGCCCTGGAACGAGCTGCGCGTGGGCGCGACCACCGCCTTCGCCGGCCAGAGCTACACCGTCACCTCGAACGAGCAGGTGGCGCTGACTTCCGCGCAGGGCGAGCTGCCGCACCTGCCCGAACTCGGCCGCTCCTTCGCGATGGTCGAGCTGCGCAACGACAAGGGGCTGGTGCTCAGCATCGACTACGGCACCGCCACGCCCAGCGCCTACCTCGGCCGCTCGGTTCAGCTCGACGACCTGCAGCTCACCGGCCTGCGCGAGGAATCGGCCAAGGACGAGAAAGGCCGCAGCTTCAACTGTCCCAACTGCGGCTCGCCCGTCACCGTCAACCTGGCGGACAGCAAGAGCATCACCTGCCGTTCGTGCAACAGCATCATCGACCTGACGCAGGGCATCGGCGGCGAGCTCAAGCATGCGACGCAGGACGAGCCCGTGCGCCCGCTCATCGCGCTCGGCAGCATGGGCCAGCTGCAGGGTGCGCAGTGGCAGGTGGTCGGCTTCCAGCACCGCATGGGCACCGAGCCCGGCGACGACGAGCAGTTCGGCTGGGACGAGTACCTGCTCTACAACAAGAAGCGCGGCTTCAGCTTCCTGGTCGACGCGGAAGACGGCTGGAGCATGGTCAAGCCGACCACCGGCGCCCCGGTGATGGCCGAGAACGGCAGCACCGCCACCTACCTCAACAAGCGCTACCAGCAGCAGTACGCCTACAACGCCGAGACCACCTATGTGGCGGGCGAGTTCTACTGGCAGGTCGAGCGCGGCCAGAAGACCTTCAACCGCGACTTCGCCAGCGGCCCCGCGCTGCTCTCGATGGAGCGCTCGGCCAACGAGCTCACCTGGTCTTCGGGCATCAAGCTCGACAGCGGCGTGGTGGCCACCGCCTTCAAGCTCGACGCCAAGAAGGACATGTTCAAGCGCGCCGACGCGCTGCCCGTGAGCGCGGCGGCGTCGAAGATGGGCTGCGGCACGATCATCATCATCATCGTCGTGATCATCATCCTGCTGATCATCCTGAGCACCTGCAGCAGCAGTGGCGGCTCTTCGAGCGGCTACCGCAGCTCGGGCGGCTCCTACGGCGGCTACTCGAGTGGCGGCGGGCACAAATGA
- the rsmA gene encoding 16S rRNA (adenine(1518)-N(6)/adenine(1519)-N(6))-dimethyltransferase RsmA encodes MAHIARKRFGQHFLSDGGIIDAIVREIAPQPGDAMVEIGPGLAALTQPLVERLGRLTVIELDRDLARRLREHAQLEVIESDVLKVDFAALAERFPGKPLRVVGNLPYNISTPILFHLLGYAHLVADQHFMLQKEVIDRMVAKPATSDYSRLSVMLQWRYKMEDVLFVPPESFDPPPRVDSAVVRMAPLATPPAVDAARLGEIVQVAFSQRRKLLRHTLGKWLQEHGFEGEFDVQRRAEEVPVDEYVALAQAVAP; translated from the coding sequence ATGGCACATATCGCCAGGAAGCGGTTCGGACAGCATTTCCTGTCCGACGGGGGAATCATCGATGCGATCGTGCGCGAGATCGCGCCGCAGCCCGGCGATGCCATGGTCGAGATCGGACCGGGGCTTGCCGCGCTGACGCAGCCGCTGGTCGAGCGGCTGGGCCGCCTGACGGTGATCGAGCTCGACCGCGACCTCGCCAGGCGGCTGCGCGAGCACGCCCAGCTCGAGGTGATCGAGTCCGATGTGCTGAAGGTCGACTTCGCGGCGCTGGCCGAACGGTTTCCCGGCAAGCCGCTGCGCGTGGTGGGCAACCTGCCCTACAACATCTCCACGCCCATCCTTTTTCACCTTCTGGGCTATGCCCACCTGGTGGCCGACCAGCATTTCATGCTGCAGAAGGAAGTGATCGACCGCATGGTGGCGAAGCCCGCCACATCGGACTACAGCCGCCTGAGCGTGATGCTGCAGTGGCGCTACAAGATGGAAGACGTGCTGTTCGTGCCGCCCGAGAGCTTCGATCCGCCGCCGCGCGTGGACAGCGCCGTGGTGCGGATGGCGCCGCTGGCCACGCCGCCGGCGGTCGATGCCGCGCGGCTGGGCGAGATCGTGCAGGTGGCCTTCAGCCAGCGCCGCAAGCTGCTGCGCCATACGCTGGGCAAGTGGCTGCAGGAACACGGCTTCGAGGGCGAGTTCGATGTCCAGCGGCGGGCCGAGGAAGTGCCCGTCGACGAATACGTCGCCCTGGCCCAGGCCGTCGCCCCATGA
- a CDS encoding SPFH domain-containing protein: protein MALMDFIKKQFIDIIQWTETGDGTLAWRFPMAEMEIQNGASLTVRESQVAVFVNEGKVADVFGPGMYKLTTQTLPVLTYLKNWDKLFESPFKSDVYFFSTRQQVDQKWGTPQPITIRDKDFGAVRLRAFGNYSFRIGDAKLFHTEISGTRDIYSVADLDGQLRGLVLQNISNAIASSGVPFLDLAANQIQFAQALAAQLVPEFEKIGIKLENITVQNVSLPEELQKILDQKIGMGMVGNDMGKFMQYQTAQAIPKFAEGAANGGGIAGDAMGLGAGVALGQVLAQNLAQGLSPNAAAQAAATQQQPAVAVVSPTDVMTTLEKLGELKTKGILTQEEFDAKKAELLKKLV, encoded by the coding sequence ATGGCCCTGATGGATTTCATCAAGAAACAGTTCATCGACATCATCCAGTGGACCGAGACCGGCGACGGCACGCTGGCCTGGCGCTTCCCGATGGCGGAGATGGAAATCCAGAACGGCGCATCGCTCACCGTTCGCGAATCCCAGGTGGCGGTTTTCGTCAACGAAGGCAAGGTGGCCGACGTGTTCGGCCCCGGCATGTACAAGCTCACGACGCAGACGCTGCCCGTGCTCACGTACCTGAAGAACTGGGACAAGCTCTTCGAATCCCCCTTCAAGAGCGACGTCTACTTCTTCAGCACCCGCCAGCAGGTCGACCAGAAGTGGGGCACGCCCCAGCCGATCACCATCCGCGACAAGGACTTCGGCGCCGTGCGCCTGCGGGCCTTCGGCAACTACAGCTTCCGCATCGGCGACGCCAAGCTGTTCCACACCGAGATCTCCGGCACGCGCGACATCTACAGCGTGGCCGACCTCGACGGCCAGCTGCGCGGGCTGGTGCTGCAGAACATCAGCAACGCCATCGCTTCCAGCGGCGTGCCCTTCCTCGACCTGGCGGCCAACCAGATCCAGTTCGCGCAGGCGCTGGCCGCGCAACTGGTGCCCGAATTCGAGAAGATCGGCATCAAGCTCGAGAACATCACGGTCCAGAACGTCTCGCTGCCCGAAGAGCTGCAGAAGATCCTCGACCAGAAGATCGGCATGGGCATGGTCGGCAACGACATGGGCAAGTTCATGCAGTACCAGACGGCGCAGGCCATCCCCAAGTTCGCCGAGGGCGCGGCCAACGGCGGCGGCATTGCCGGCGACGCGATGGGCCTGGGCGCCGGCGTGGCGCTCGGCCAGGTGCTGGCGCAGAACCTCGCGCAGGGCCTGAGCCCCAACGCGGCCGCCCAGGCCGCGGCGACCCAGCAGCAGCCTGCCGTGGCCGTGGTGAGCCCCACCGACGTGATGACCACGCTCGAGAAGCTCGGCGAACTCAAGACCAAGGGCATCCTCACGCAGGAAGAGTTCGACGCCAAGAAGGCCGAGTTGCTCAAGAAGCTGGTCTAA
- a CDS encoding polyamine aminopropyltransferase — MSDAASPARTPDARGPQPVEVALLASVFVVAACGLVYELSAAALSSYLLGDSVLQFSTIIGTYLFAMGVGSWLSRYFDRQLPAHFLRIELMVALIGGALPAILFLANAYVPGAFRLLLYGLVMVVGTLVGLEIPLVMRILKRNIVLKNLVSQVLTFDYLGALAVSVAFPLILVPQLGMIRTGLLFGFMNAAVAVWALWLFRHELRRIGAHALACFLSLAALLAAFVWADHITTLAEDKFYQDRIVFSATSPYQRIVVTRGLLGHRLFLNGNLQFAERDEYRYHEALVHPVMAAQGAPKKVAVLGGGDGMAVREILKYPSVESVTLVELDPNMTRLFTEHETLAALNGHSLSSPKVKIVNTDAFQWLQQPGGSSAAGPSQGASAPSGGSEPREAGSVGVDDLYDVIVVDFPDPTNFAIGKLYTNSFYALLEKRLSASGYAVIQTTSPLVARKSYWTVATTIESVGLRATPYHAHVPSFGEWGYIIASRRPYRMPDALPAGLRFLSPSTLPLMFDFPLDMARVPTEVNRLSNQILVTTYEQEWGKVMAH, encoded by the coding sequence TTGAGCGACGCGGCCTCGCCCGCGCGCACCCCGGATGCGCGGGGGCCGCAACCCGTCGAAGTCGCGCTGCTCGCCAGCGTGTTCGTGGTCGCCGCCTGCGGGCTGGTCTACGAACTGAGCGCGGCCGCGCTGAGCTCCTACCTGCTCGGCGACTCGGTGCTGCAGTTCAGCACCATCATCGGCACCTACCTGTTCGCGATGGGCGTGGGCTCCTGGCTCTCGCGCTATTTCGATCGCCAGCTGCCGGCGCACTTCCTGCGCATCGAGCTGATGGTCGCGCTGATCGGCGGCGCGCTGCCGGCGATCCTGTTCCTGGCCAACGCCTACGTGCCGGGCGCCTTCCGGCTGCTGCTCTATGGCCTGGTGATGGTGGTCGGCACGCTGGTGGGCCTCGAGATCCCGCTGGTGATGCGCATCCTGAAGCGCAACATCGTGCTCAAGAACCTGGTGTCGCAGGTGCTGACCTTCGACTACCTCGGCGCGCTCGCGGTGTCGGTGGCGTTCCCGCTCATCCTGGTGCCGCAGCTCGGCATGATCCGCACGGGCCTGCTGTTCGGCTTCATGAACGCGGCGGTGGCGGTGTGGGCGCTGTGGCTGTTCCGCCATGAGCTGCGCCGCATCGGCGCGCATGCGCTCGCCTGCTTCCTGTCGCTGGCGGCGCTGCTGGCGGCCTTCGTGTGGGCCGACCACATCACCACGCTGGCGGAAGACAAGTTCTACCAGGACCGCATCGTGTTCAGCGCGACCTCGCCGTACCAGCGCATCGTGGTCACGCGCGGGCTGCTCGGGCACCGCCTGTTCCTGAACGGCAACCTGCAGTTCGCCGAGCGCGACGAGTACCGCTACCACGAGGCGCTGGTGCATCCGGTGATGGCCGCGCAGGGCGCGCCGAAGAAGGTCGCGGTGCTCGGCGGCGGCGACGGCATGGCGGTGCGCGAGATCCTCAAGTACCCCTCGGTCGAGTCGGTCACGCTGGTGGAGCTGGACCCGAACATGACCAGGCTCTTCACCGAGCACGAGACGCTGGCCGCGCTCAACGGCCACTCGCTCTCGTCGCCCAAGGTGAAGATCGTCAACACCGACGCCTTCCAGTGGCTGCAGCAGCCGGGCGGGTCGAGCGCCGCCGGGCCGTCCCAAGGCGCGAGCGCCCCCTCGGGGGGCAGCGAACCACGCGAAGCGGGGAGCGTGGGGGTCGACGACCTTTACGACGTGATCGTGGTCGACTTTCCCGATCCGACCAACTTCGCGATCGGCAAGCTCTACACCAACAGCTTCTACGCGCTGCTCGAAAAGCGCCTGTCGGCCAGCGGCTATGCGGTGATCCAGACCACCTCGCCGCTGGTGGCGCGCAAGAGCTACTGGACCGTGGCGACCACCATCGAGTCGGTCGGCCTGCGCGCCACGCCGTACCACGCGCACGTGCCCAGCTTCGGCGAGTGGGGCTACATCATCGCGAGCCGCCGGCCTTATCGCATGCCCGATGCCTTGCCTGCCGGCCTGCGCTTCCTGTCGCCGTCCACGCTGCCGCTGATGTTCGACTTTCCGCTCGACATGGCGCGCGTGCCGACCGAAGTGAACCGGCTGTCGAACCAGATCCTCGTCACCACCTATGAGCAGGAGTGGGGCAAGGTCATGGCGCACTGA
- a CDS encoding ribonuclease domain-containing protein, which yields MAAYASITSSVTKFALTSLLLAALTTGAEARGWFGAGKTPAEETIALSELPVQGQQTYQAILSGGPFRYEKDGVVFGNRERLLPAARRGHYREYTVQTPGARNRGARRIVCGGEQRTAPEACWYTADHYASFRRIAP from the coding sequence ATGGCGGCTTACGCCTCGATCACGTCCTCTGTCACAAAGTTTGCGCTCACCAGCCTGTTGCTGGCGGCGTTGACGACGGGGGCCGAGGCCCGAGGTTGGTTCGGCGCAGGAAAAACGCCCGCCGAGGAAACGATTGCACTGTCCGAATTGCCGGTGCAAGGACAGCAGACCTATCAGGCAATCCTCAGCGGCGGCCCGTTTCGTTATGAGAAGGACGGCGTTGTATTTGGCAACCGCGAACGCCTCCTGCCAGCGGCACGCCGCGGCCACTACCGCGAGTACACGGTGCAGACGCCCGGCGCGCGCAACCGTGGTGCACGGCGGATCGTCTGTGGCGGCGAGCAGCGCACGGCGCCCGAAGCCTGCTGGTACACGGCGGACCACTATGCGAGTTTCAGACGGATTGCACCATGA
- a CDS encoding DUF350 domain-containing protein, whose translation MGFEWLKPGVVLGSLVYALIGVVIFWLCFLIIDKITPYDLWGEIVEKQNVALGLVVAAMSLGISIIVAAAIH comes from the coding sequence ATGGGATTTGAATGGCTGAAACCGGGCGTGGTCCTCGGATCGCTCGTGTACGCGCTGATCGGCGTCGTGATCTTCTGGCTCTGCTTCCTGATCATCGACAAGATCACGCCCTATGACCTGTGGGGCGAGATCGTCGAGAAGCAGAACGTGGCGCTGGGCCTCGTCGTGGCGGCAATGAGCCTGGGCATCAGCATCATCGTGGCTGCTGCAATCCATTGA
- a CDS encoding peptidylprolyl isomerase, translating to MKHFRSIITLGCLAAMAAAAGAQGFHSGITDIMRAGPRLGPPAARPAAPANTAPVQRSAEFIVALVNSEPITNTEVLTRVDRLIKENPDAERVPRNELTRLVLERLISERAQLQLAKENGIKVDDVAIDQAEQTVARQNEISLTELRRRVIAEGLTQAEFRRDLRDQLLLTRLRDREVESKVKISDAEADEYLIDQRNQAVKNAALQNLNLAQVLVAVPENATDAQVAAAQKKAQDIAQRARAGEDFAKLVRENSDAPDRANGGAIGMRSADRYPPLFVDATQSTAVNGIAGPVRSSAGFHVLKVLAKAQIGSGDATVTQTQVRHILLLNDPKRTTAQAVAQLAEFKRRVQAGTADFAGLARDNSQDASAKDGGELGWSRPGQFVPEFEEAMDRLAPGEISDPVVSRFGVHLIQVEGRRDAKLSQSEQREAARAALREKRVEEAFSTWVQEVRARAYVEYRDPPQS from the coding sequence ATGAAACACTTCCGTTCCATCATCACACTGGGCTGCCTTGCAGCAATGGCCGCAGCGGCGGGCGCGCAAGGCTTCCACTCCGGCATCACGGACATCATGCGCGCCGGCCCGCGCCTGGGCCCGCCGGCGGCCCGCCCCGCGGCGCCCGCCAACACCGCGCCGGTGCAGCGGTCCGCCGAATTCATCGTCGCGCTGGTCAACTCGGAGCCGATCACCAACACCGAGGTGCTGACGCGGGTGGACCGCCTCATCAAGGAAAACCCGGACGCCGAGCGCGTGCCGCGCAACGAACTCACGCGGCTCGTGCTCGAGCGCCTGATTTCCGAGCGCGCCCAGCTGCAGCTGGCCAAGGAAAACGGCATCAAGGTCGACGACGTGGCGATCGACCAGGCCGAGCAGACGGTCGCGCGCCAGAACGAAATCAGCCTGACCGAGCTGCGCCGCCGCGTGATCGCCGAAGGCCTCACGCAGGCGGAGTTCCGCCGCGACCTGCGCGACCAGCTGCTGCTCACGCGGCTGCGCGACCGCGAGGTCGAGTCGAAGGTCAAGATCAGCGATGCCGAGGCCGACGAATACCTGATCGACCAGCGCAACCAGGCCGTCAAGAACGCGGCGCTGCAGAACCTGAACCTCGCGCAGGTGCTCGTCGCCGTGCCCGAGAACGCCACCGACGCCCAGGTGGCCGCGGCCCAGAAGAAGGCGCAGGACATCGCCCAGCGCGCCCGCGCCGGCGAAGACTTCGCCAAACTGGTGCGCGAGAACTCCGACGCGCCCGACCGCGCCAACGGCGGCGCCATCGGCATGCGCAGCGCCGACCGCTATCCGCCGCTGTTCGTCGACGCCACGCAATCGACGGCGGTGAACGGCATTGCCGGGCCGGTGCGCTCGAGCGCCGGCTTCCATGTGCTCAAGGTGCTCGCCAAGGCCCAGATCGGCTCGGGCGACGCGACCGTGACCCAGACGCAGGTGCGCCACATCCTGCTGCTCAACGATCCCAAGCGCACCACGGCGCAGGCGGTCGCGCAGCTGGCCGAATTCAAGCGCCGGGTGCAGGCCGGCACGGCCGACTTCGCCGGGCTGGCCCGCGACAACTCGCAGGACGCCAGCGCCAAGGACGGCGGCGAGCTCGGCTGGTCGCGCCCCGGGCAGTTCGTGCCCGAGTTCGAGGAAGCCATGGACCGCCTCGCGCCGGGCGAGATCAGCGATCCGGTGGTGTCGCGCTTCGGCGTGCACCTGATCCAGGTGGAAGGCCGCCGCGACGCCAAGCTCAGTCAGTCCGAGCAGCGCGAAGCCGCGCGCGCCGCGCTGCGCGAAAAGCGTGTCGAGGAAGCATTCTCCACCTGGGTGCAGGAAGTGCGCGCCCGCGCCTACGTCGAATACCGCGATCCGCCGCAGTCCTGA